In Triticum urartu cultivar G1812 chromosome 6, Tu2.1, whole genome shotgun sequence, the following proteins share a genomic window:
- the LOC125514224 gene encoding histone H2A.1-like, whose protein sequence is MAVRKGGDRKKAVTRSVKAGLQFPVGRIGRYLKKGRYAQRVGSGAPVYLAAVLEYLAAEVLELAGNAAKDNKKTRIIPRHLLLAVRNDQELGRLLAGVTIAHGGVIPNINSVLLPKKSPAAAEKEAKSPKKKTSTKSPKKKVAAKE, encoded by the exons ATGGCCGTAAGGAAGGGCGGCGACAGGAAGAAGGCCGTGACCAGGTCCGTCAAGGCCGGGCTCCAGTTCCCCGTTGGCCGCATCGGCCGCTACCTCAAGAAGGGCCGCTACGCCCAGCGCGTCGGCTCCGGCGCCCCCGTCTACCTCGCCGCCGTCCTCGAGTACCTCGCGGCCGAG GTCCTGGAGCTTGCCGGCAACGCGGCCAAGGACAACAAGAAGACCCGCATCATCCCGCGCCACCTGCTGCTCGCTGTCCGCAACGACCAGGAGCTCGGAAGGCTGCTCGCCGGCGTCACCATTGCCCACGGCGGCGTGATCCCCAACATCAACTCTGTGCTGCTCCCCAAGAAGTCCCCCGCCGCGGCCGAGAAAGAGGCCAAGTCGCCCAAGAAGAAGACCTCCACCAAGTCCCCCAAGAAGAAGGTCGCCGCCAAGGAGTAG